In a genomic window of Hippoglossus stenolepis isolate QCI-W04-F060 chromosome 17, HSTE1.2, whole genome shotgun sequence:
- the pum1 gene encoding pumilio homolog 1 isoform X1, with the protein MSSVCVLKRKAVLWQDSFSPHHRTTSPSMPVVLSSGGHAPPTGQTPQATPPSQQGVAGAGRSQDDAMVDYFFQRQHGEQPGKHRWPTGDNIHDSQVRSMDELNHDFQALALEGRAMGEQLLTGKKFWEADDSGKDGPKGIFLDQWRDSAWGASDHSVSQPIMVTRRPGQGFHGGGEVGVGSVMSPRSESGGLGVSMVEYVLSSSPADKLDSCLRKGPYGQRDGEVEEEKREKPKATFEGEKLKELTEAEADVISDVINPNGLPVQNGLDVDVKEFCRPPGNMPAPGPEGDLLGGQGGVGAEGMTPLGGGGGPKPPEDFSGVEQGGVTMDPMESVMEPLQFDYNSQMPMDSAPTVGLFDYANQQQLFQRNNALAVQQLTAAQQQQYALAAAQQSHIGLAPAFVPNPYIISAAPPGTDPYAAGLAAAATLGPAVMPPQYYGVTPWGVYPANLFQQQAAAANNSANQQAANQGQQNQQQVMRGGGNQRPLTPSQGQQNQQNDQLVAAAAVNSALAFGQGLAAGVPGYPVLAPAAYYDQTGALVVNTGGRNGPVRLMAPGSVIISPSAAQAVAAAAASAGGGNGGLGGGANGPFRAMQSQQAQQQGGPGGALGGSSFYGSSSLSSSSQSSSLFSQGSGQPGPGSASLGFSQPNSSSLGASLGATLGGFGTAGWNTPYHVLCRMMANSSGGSGSRRDSLTGNNELYKRTPSSLTPIGHGGFYNGTLGFSPSPGPVGMPLPNQGPSHSLTPPPSLSNHSSSSNLNLGGLTNGSGRFISAAPGAEAKYRSAASSGSSLFSPSSQLFPSSRLRYGMSDVMPSGRSRLLEDFRNNRYPNLQLRDIAGHIMEFSQDQHGSRFIQLKLERASSAERQLVFSEILQAAYQLMVDVFGNYVIQKFFEAKCEADEMNGSPDFGSLDQKLALAERIRGHVLSLALQMYGCRVIQKALEFIPSDQQVISEMVRELDGHVLKCVKDQNGNHVVQKCIECVQPHALHFIIDAFKGQVFALSTHPYGCRVIQRILEHCLPEQTLPILEELHQHTEQLVQDQYGNYVIQHVLEHGRAEDKSKIVAEIRGNVLGLSQHKFASNVVEKCVTHASRAERAVLIDEVCSLTEGPHSALYTMMKDQYANYVVQKMIDVAEPTQRKIVMHKIRPHISTLRKYTYGKHILAKLEKYYMKNGVDLGPLCGPPNGIM; encoded by the exons atgagcagtgtgtgtgtgttgaagaggAAAGCAGTGCTCTGGCAGGATTCATTCAGCCCCCACCATAGAACTACATCTCCCAGCATGCCCGTGGTGCTGAGCAGCGGAGGACATGCCCCTCCAACTGGGCAGACCCCTCAGGCCACACCCCCCAGCCAACAG GGTGTGGCGGGTGCTGGACGTTCCCAGGATGATGCCATGGTCGACTACTTCTTCCAGCGGCAGCACGGTGAACAGCCTGGCAAACATCGCTGGCCCACTGGAGACAACATCCATGACAGccag gtgcGATCCATGGACGAGTTGAACCATGACTTTCAGGCTCTGGCTTTGGAGGGGCGCGCCATGGGAGAG CAGCTGCTCACTGGTAAAAAGTTCTGGGAAGCGGACGACTCTGGGAAGGACGGACCAAAAGGGATCTTCCTGGACCAGTGGAGGGACAGTGCATGGGGTGCCTCAG ATCACTCAGTCTCTCAGCCAATCATGGTAACCCGTCGGCCAGGCCAAGGTTTCCATGGCGGAGGTGAAGTTGGCGTGGGCTCGGTGATGTCACCGCGGTCTGAGAGTGGAGGGCTGGGAGTTAGCATGGTGGAGTacgtcctctcctcctcaccagctGACAAACTGGATTCCTGCCTTCGGAAAGGACCCTAC GggcagagggatggagaggtggaggaagagaagagggagaagccAAAGGCAACGTTTGAGGGAGAGAAACTCAAAGAGTTGACGGAAGCTGAAGCTGATGTCATCAGCGACGTCATCAATCCCAATGGGCTGCCTGTGCAGAATGGCCTCGATGTGGATGTCAAAGAGTTTTG TCGTCCCCCGGGCAACATGCCGGCCCCTGGCCCCGAGGGTGACCTGCTTGGGGGTCAAGGCGGTGTAGGGGCTGAGGGCATGACACCCTTAGGAGGGGGTGGAGGCCCCAAGCCCCCTGAGGACTTCTCTGGTGTAGAACAGGGTGGTGTCACCATGGACCCCATGGAGTCAGTGATGGAGCCGCTTCAGTTTGATTACAACTCCCAGATGCCCATGGACTCTGCGCCCACTGTGGGTCTATTTGATTACGCTAACCAGCAGCAG CTGTTTCAGAGAAACAATGCACTTGCAGTGCAGCAGTTAAcagcagcccagcagcagcagtacgccttggcagcagcacagcagtCTCACATtg GTCTGGCCCCAGCGTTTGTGCCCAATCCTTACATCATCAGTGCTGCTCCACCTGGGACAGACCCATACGCAGCTGGACTAGCAGCAGCGGCCACGCTTg gtcCGGCAGTCATGCCTCCCCAGTACTACGGTGTGACCCCCTGGGGGGTCTACCCTGCCAACCTTTTCCAGCAGCAAGCTGCTGCAGCTAACaactcagccaatcagcaggcAGCAAACCAGGGCCAGCAGAACCAACAGCAG GTTATGCGTGGTGGTGGCAACCAgcgacctctgacccccagCCAAGGTCAGCAGAATCAGCAGAATGACCAGCTGGTTGCAGCAGCGGCCGTCAACTCGGCCCTCGCCTTCGGGCAGGGGTTAGCGGCAGGAGTCCCTG GGTACCCGGTATTGGCCCCTGCAGCCTACTATGATCAGACAGGGGCCCTGGTGGTCAACACTGGAGGGAGGAATGGCCCTGTCCGCCTGATGGCCCCGGGCTCTGTCATCATATCTCCCTCCGCAGCACAAGCAG ttGCAGCCGCTGCAGCATCCGCAGGTGGTGGCAACGGGGGTCTCGGTGGTGGGGCCAACGGTCCATTCCGTGCCATGCAGTCCCAGCAGGCTCAGCAGCAGGGTGGACCCGGTGGTGCTCTTGGAGGGAGCTCCTTCTACGGATCCTCCTCCCTCAGTTCCTCCTCCCAGagctcctctcttttctcacaAGGCTCAGGGCAGCCGGGGCCCGGGTCTGCCTCGTTGGGATTCAGCCAGCCCAACTCCTCATCCCTCGGTGCCAGTCTGGGGGCTACGCTGGGAGGCTTTGGCACTGCAGGTTGGAATACACCTTATCACGTGCTCTGCCGTATGA TGGCCAACTCGAGTGGGGGCAGCGGGTCCAGACGGGACTCCCTGACAGGCAACAATGAGCTGTACAAACGCACGCCCTCCAGCCTCACCCCGATCGGCCACGGAGGCTTCTATAACGGCACCCTGGGCTTCAGTCCCTCCCCTGGCCCTGTGGGCATGCCCCTGCCAAACCAGGGCCCGTCTCACTCCCTCACACCCCCACCTTCCCTGTCCAATCACAGCTCCTCGTCCAACCTTAATCTTG GAGGTCTGACCAATGGCAGCGGGCGTTTCATCTCCGCTGCCCCGGGAGCGGAGGCCAAGTACCGCAGCGCCGCCAGCTCAGGCTCCTCCCTCTTTTCACCCAGCAGCCAGCTGTTCCCGTCATCACGGCTACGCTATGGCATGTCAGACGTGATGCCGTCGGGCCGCAGCCGCCTGCTGGAGGACTTCAGGAACAACCGCTACCCcaacctgcagctcagagacatTGCCGGCCACATCATGGAGTTCAGCCAGGACCAGCACGGCAGCAG GTTTATCCAGTTGAAATTGGAGCGAGCCAGTTCCGCGGAGCGCCAGCTTGTCTTCAGTGAGATACTCCAGGCTGCCTACCAGCTTATGGTGGACGTCTTTGGAAATTATGTCATCCAGAAGTtttttgag gccaagtgtgaagctgatgagatgaacggttctcctgat tttggcAGCCTGGACCAGAAGCTGGCTCTGGCAGAGAGGATCCGAGGTCACGTGCTGTCTCTGGCCCTGCAGATGTACGGATGCAGGGTCATTCAGAAAGCTCTGGAGTTCATCCCCTCGGATCAGCAGGTCATT AGTGAGATGGTGCGGGAGCTGGACGGCCATGTGTTGAAGTGCGTGAAGGACCAGAATGGTAACCACGTGGTGCAGAAGTGTATTGAGTGTGTCCAGCCTCACGCACTGCACTTCATCATAGACGCCTTCAAGGGACAG GTTTTTGCTCTCTCCACTCACCCTTACGGCTGCCGGGTCATCCAGCGCATTCTCGAACACTGCCTTCCTGAACAGACGCTGCCTATACTAGAGGAGCTCCatcaacacacagagcagctagTGCAG GACCAGTATGGAAACTATGTGATCCAGCACGTTTTGGAGCACGGCCGAGCAGAGGATAAGAGCAAGATAGTGGCGGAGATCAGAGGCAATGTGCTGGGACTTAGCCAGCACAAGTTTGCCAG TAATGTGGTGGAGAAGTGTGTGACCCACGCGTCGAGGGCAGAACGGGCGGTGCTGATAGATGAAGTGTGCAGCCTGACTGAGGGCCCCCACAGTGCCTTATACACCATGATGAAGGACCAGTACGCCAACTACGTGGTGCAGAAGATGATCGACGTGGCTGAGCCAACCCAGCGCAAGATCGTAATGCACAAG
- the pum1 gene encoding pumilio homolog 1 isoform X2, which yields MSSVCVLKRKAVLWQDSFSPHHRTTSPSMPVVLSSGGHAPPTGQTPQATPPSQQGVAGAGRSQDDAMVDYFFQRQHGEQPGKHRWPTGDNIHDSQVRSMDELNHDFQALALEGRAMGELLTGKKFWEADDSGKDGPKGIFLDQWRDSAWGASDHSVSQPIMVTRRPGQGFHGGGEVGVGSVMSPRSESGGLGVSMVEYVLSSSPADKLDSCLRKGPYGQRDGEVEEEKREKPKATFEGEKLKELTEAEADVISDVINPNGLPVQNGLDVDVKEFCRPPGNMPAPGPEGDLLGGQGGVGAEGMTPLGGGGGPKPPEDFSGVEQGGVTMDPMESVMEPLQFDYNSQMPMDSAPTVGLFDYANQQQLFQRNNALAVQQLTAAQQQQYALAAAQQSHIGLAPAFVPNPYIISAAPPGTDPYAAGLAAAATLGPAVMPPQYYGVTPWGVYPANLFQQQAAAANNSANQQAANQGQQNQQQVMRGGGNQRPLTPSQGQQNQQNDQLVAAAAVNSALAFGQGLAAGVPGYPVLAPAAYYDQTGALVVNTGGRNGPVRLMAPGSVIISPSAAQAVAAAAASAGGGNGGLGGGANGPFRAMQSQQAQQQGGPGGALGGSSFYGSSSLSSSSQSSSLFSQGSGQPGPGSASLGFSQPNSSSLGASLGATLGGFGTAGWNTPYHVLCRMMANSSGGSGSRRDSLTGNNELYKRTPSSLTPIGHGGFYNGTLGFSPSPGPVGMPLPNQGPSHSLTPPPSLSNHSSSSNLNLGGLTNGSGRFISAAPGAEAKYRSAASSGSSLFSPSSQLFPSSRLRYGMSDVMPSGRSRLLEDFRNNRYPNLQLRDIAGHIMEFSQDQHGSRFIQLKLERASSAERQLVFSEILQAAYQLMVDVFGNYVIQKFFEAKCEADEMNGSPDFGSLDQKLALAERIRGHVLSLALQMYGCRVIQKALEFIPSDQQVISEMVRELDGHVLKCVKDQNGNHVVQKCIECVQPHALHFIIDAFKGQVFALSTHPYGCRVIQRILEHCLPEQTLPILEELHQHTEQLVQDQYGNYVIQHVLEHGRAEDKSKIVAEIRGNVLGLSQHKFASNVVEKCVTHASRAERAVLIDEVCSLTEGPHSALYTMMKDQYANYVVQKMIDVAEPTQRKIVMHKIRPHISTLRKYTYGKHILAKLEKYYMKNGVDLGPLCGPPNGIM from the exons atgagcagtgtgtgtgtgttgaagaggAAAGCAGTGCTCTGGCAGGATTCATTCAGCCCCCACCATAGAACTACATCTCCCAGCATGCCCGTGGTGCTGAGCAGCGGAGGACATGCCCCTCCAACTGGGCAGACCCCTCAGGCCACACCCCCCAGCCAACAG GGTGTGGCGGGTGCTGGACGTTCCCAGGATGATGCCATGGTCGACTACTTCTTCCAGCGGCAGCACGGTGAACAGCCTGGCAAACATCGCTGGCCCACTGGAGACAACATCCATGACAGccag gtgcGATCCATGGACGAGTTGAACCATGACTTTCAGGCTCTGGCTTTGGAGGGGCGCGCCATGGGAGAG CTGCTCACTGGTAAAAAGTTCTGGGAAGCGGACGACTCTGGGAAGGACGGACCAAAAGGGATCTTCCTGGACCAGTGGAGGGACAGTGCATGGGGTGCCTCAG ATCACTCAGTCTCTCAGCCAATCATGGTAACCCGTCGGCCAGGCCAAGGTTTCCATGGCGGAGGTGAAGTTGGCGTGGGCTCGGTGATGTCACCGCGGTCTGAGAGTGGAGGGCTGGGAGTTAGCATGGTGGAGTacgtcctctcctcctcaccagctGACAAACTGGATTCCTGCCTTCGGAAAGGACCCTAC GggcagagggatggagaggtggaggaagagaagagggagaagccAAAGGCAACGTTTGAGGGAGAGAAACTCAAAGAGTTGACGGAAGCTGAAGCTGATGTCATCAGCGACGTCATCAATCCCAATGGGCTGCCTGTGCAGAATGGCCTCGATGTGGATGTCAAAGAGTTTTG TCGTCCCCCGGGCAACATGCCGGCCCCTGGCCCCGAGGGTGACCTGCTTGGGGGTCAAGGCGGTGTAGGGGCTGAGGGCATGACACCCTTAGGAGGGGGTGGAGGCCCCAAGCCCCCTGAGGACTTCTCTGGTGTAGAACAGGGTGGTGTCACCATGGACCCCATGGAGTCAGTGATGGAGCCGCTTCAGTTTGATTACAACTCCCAGATGCCCATGGACTCTGCGCCCACTGTGGGTCTATTTGATTACGCTAACCAGCAGCAG CTGTTTCAGAGAAACAATGCACTTGCAGTGCAGCAGTTAAcagcagcccagcagcagcagtacgccttggcagcagcacagcagtCTCACATtg GTCTGGCCCCAGCGTTTGTGCCCAATCCTTACATCATCAGTGCTGCTCCACCTGGGACAGACCCATACGCAGCTGGACTAGCAGCAGCGGCCACGCTTg gtcCGGCAGTCATGCCTCCCCAGTACTACGGTGTGACCCCCTGGGGGGTCTACCCTGCCAACCTTTTCCAGCAGCAAGCTGCTGCAGCTAACaactcagccaatcagcaggcAGCAAACCAGGGCCAGCAGAACCAACAGCAG GTTATGCGTGGTGGTGGCAACCAgcgacctctgacccccagCCAAGGTCAGCAGAATCAGCAGAATGACCAGCTGGTTGCAGCAGCGGCCGTCAACTCGGCCCTCGCCTTCGGGCAGGGGTTAGCGGCAGGAGTCCCTG GGTACCCGGTATTGGCCCCTGCAGCCTACTATGATCAGACAGGGGCCCTGGTGGTCAACACTGGAGGGAGGAATGGCCCTGTCCGCCTGATGGCCCCGGGCTCTGTCATCATATCTCCCTCCGCAGCACAAGCAG ttGCAGCCGCTGCAGCATCCGCAGGTGGTGGCAACGGGGGTCTCGGTGGTGGGGCCAACGGTCCATTCCGTGCCATGCAGTCCCAGCAGGCTCAGCAGCAGGGTGGACCCGGTGGTGCTCTTGGAGGGAGCTCCTTCTACGGATCCTCCTCCCTCAGTTCCTCCTCCCAGagctcctctcttttctcacaAGGCTCAGGGCAGCCGGGGCCCGGGTCTGCCTCGTTGGGATTCAGCCAGCCCAACTCCTCATCCCTCGGTGCCAGTCTGGGGGCTACGCTGGGAGGCTTTGGCACTGCAGGTTGGAATACACCTTATCACGTGCTCTGCCGTATGA TGGCCAACTCGAGTGGGGGCAGCGGGTCCAGACGGGACTCCCTGACAGGCAACAATGAGCTGTACAAACGCACGCCCTCCAGCCTCACCCCGATCGGCCACGGAGGCTTCTATAACGGCACCCTGGGCTTCAGTCCCTCCCCTGGCCCTGTGGGCATGCCCCTGCCAAACCAGGGCCCGTCTCACTCCCTCACACCCCCACCTTCCCTGTCCAATCACAGCTCCTCGTCCAACCTTAATCTTG GAGGTCTGACCAATGGCAGCGGGCGTTTCATCTCCGCTGCCCCGGGAGCGGAGGCCAAGTACCGCAGCGCCGCCAGCTCAGGCTCCTCCCTCTTTTCACCCAGCAGCCAGCTGTTCCCGTCATCACGGCTACGCTATGGCATGTCAGACGTGATGCCGTCGGGCCGCAGCCGCCTGCTGGAGGACTTCAGGAACAACCGCTACCCcaacctgcagctcagagacatTGCCGGCCACATCATGGAGTTCAGCCAGGACCAGCACGGCAGCAG GTTTATCCAGTTGAAATTGGAGCGAGCCAGTTCCGCGGAGCGCCAGCTTGTCTTCAGTGAGATACTCCAGGCTGCCTACCAGCTTATGGTGGACGTCTTTGGAAATTATGTCATCCAGAAGTtttttgag gccaagtgtgaagctgatgagatgaacggttctcctgat tttggcAGCCTGGACCAGAAGCTGGCTCTGGCAGAGAGGATCCGAGGTCACGTGCTGTCTCTGGCCCTGCAGATGTACGGATGCAGGGTCATTCAGAAAGCTCTGGAGTTCATCCCCTCGGATCAGCAGGTCATT AGTGAGATGGTGCGGGAGCTGGACGGCCATGTGTTGAAGTGCGTGAAGGACCAGAATGGTAACCACGTGGTGCAGAAGTGTATTGAGTGTGTCCAGCCTCACGCACTGCACTTCATCATAGACGCCTTCAAGGGACAG GTTTTTGCTCTCTCCACTCACCCTTACGGCTGCCGGGTCATCCAGCGCATTCTCGAACACTGCCTTCCTGAACAGACGCTGCCTATACTAGAGGAGCTCCatcaacacacagagcagctagTGCAG GACCAGTATGGAAACTATGTGATCCAGCACGTTTTGGAGCACGGCCGAGCAGAGGATAAGAGCAAGATAGTGGCGGAGATCAGAGGCAATGTGCTGGGACTTAGCCAGCACAAGTTTGCCAG TAATGTGGTGGAGAAGTGTGTGACCCACGCGTCGAGGGCAGAACGGGCGGTGCTGATAGATGAAGTGTGCAGCCTGACTGAGGGCCCCCACAGTGCCTTATACACCATGATGAAGGACCAGTACGCCAACTACGTGGTGCAGAAGATGATCGACGTGGCTGAGCCAACCCAGCGCAAGATCGTAATGCACAAG
- the pum1 gene encoding pumilio homolog 1 isoform X4 codes for MSSVCVLKRKAVLWQDSFSPHHRTTSPSMPVVLSSGGHAPPTGQTPQATPPSQQGVAGAGRSQDDAMVDYFFQRQHGEQPGKHRWPTGDNIHDSQVRSMDELNHDFQALALEGRAMGEQLLTGKKFWEADDSGKDGPKGIFLDQWRDSAWGASDHSVSQPIMVTRRPGQGFHGGGEVGVGSVMSPRSESGGLGVSMVEYVLSSSPADKLDSCLRKGPYGQRDGEVEEEKREKPKATFEGEKLKELTEAEADVISDVINPNGLPVQNGLDVDVKEFCRPPGNMPAPGPEGDLLGGQGGVGAEGMTPLGGGGGPKPPEDFSGVEQGGVTMDPMESVMEPLQFDYNSQMPMDSAPTVGLFDYANQQQLFQRNNALAVQQLTAAQQQQYALAAAQQSHIGLAPAFVPNPYIISAAPPGTDPYAAGLAAAATLGPAVMPPQYYGVTPWGVYPANLFQQQAAAANNSANQQAANQGQQNQQQVMRGGGNQRPLTPSQGQQNQQNDQLVAAAAVNSALAFGQGLAAGVPGYPVLAPAAYYDQTGALVVNTGGRNGPVRLMAPGSVIISPSAAQAVAAAAASAGGGNGGLGGGANGPFRAMQSQQAQQQGGPGGALGGSSFYGSSSLSSSSQSSSLFSQGSGQPGPGSASLGFSQPNSSSLGASLGATLGGFGTAGWNTPYHVLCRMMANSSGGSGSRRDSLTGNNELYKRTPSSLTPIGHGGFYNGTLGFSPSPGPVGMPLPNQGPSHSLTPPPSLSNHSSSSNLNLGGLTNGSGRFISAAPGAEAKYRSAASSGSSLFSPSSQLFPSSRLRYGMSDVMPSGRSRLLEDFRNNRYPNLQLRDIAGHIMEFSQDQHGSRFIQLKLERASSAERQLVFSEILQAAYQLMVDVFGNYVIQKFFEFGSLDQKLALAERIRGHVLSLALQMYGCRVIQKALEFIPSDQQVISEMVRELDGHVLKCVKDQNGNHVVQKCIECVQPHALHFIIDAFKGQVFALSTHPYGCRVIQRILEHCLPEQTLPILEELHQHTEQLVQDQYGNYVIQHVLEHGRAEDKSKIVAEIRGNVLGLSQHKFASNVVEKCVTHASRAERAVLIDEVCSLTEGPHSALYTMMKDQYANYVVQKMIDVAEPTQRKIVMHKIRPHISTLRKYTYGKHILAKLEKYYMKNGVDLGPLCGPPNGIM; via the exons atgagcagtgtgtgtgtgttgaagaggAAAGCAGTGCTCTGGCAGGATTCATTCAGCCCCCACCATAGAACTACATCTCCCAGCATGCCCGTGGTGCTGAGCAGCGGAGGACATGCCCCTCCAACTGGGCAGACCCCTCAGGCCACACCCCCCAGCCAACAG GGTGTGGCGGGTGCTGGACGTTCCCAGGATGATGCCATGGTCGACTACTTCTTCCAGCGGCAGCACGGTGAACAGCCTGGCAAACATCGCTGGCCCACTGGAGACAACATCCATGACAGccag gtgcGATCCATGGACGAGTTGAACCATGACTTTCAGGCTCTGGCTTTGGAGGGGCGCGCCATGGGAGAG CAGCTGCTCACTGGTAAAAAGTTCTGGGAAGCGGACGACTCTGGGAAGGACGGACCAAAAGGGATCTTCCTGGACCAGTGGAGGGACAGTGCATGGGGTGCCTCAG ATCACTCAGTCTCTCAGCCAATCATGGTAACCCGTCGGCCAGGCCAAGGTTTCCATGGCGGAGGTGAAGTTGGCGTGGGCTCGGTGATGTCACCGCGGTCTGAGAGTGGAGGGCTGGGAGTTAGCATGGTGGAGTacgtcctctcctcctcaccagctGACAAACTGGATTCCTGCCTTCGGAAAGGACCCTAC GggcagagggatggagaggtggaggaagagaagagggagaagccAAAGGCAACGTTTGAGGGAGAGAAACTCAAAGAGTTGACGGAAGCTGAAGCTGATGTCATCAGCGACGTCATCAATCCCAATGGGCTGCCTGTGCAGAATGGCCTCGATGTGGATGTCAAAGAGTTTTG TCGTCCCCCGGGCAACATGCCGGCCCCTGGCCCCGAGGGTGACCTGCTTGGGGGTCAAGGCGGTGTAGGGGCTGAGGGCATGACACCCTTAGGAGGGGGTGGAGGCCCCAAGCCCCCTGAGGACTTCTCTGGTGTAGAACAGGGTGGTGTCACCATGGACCCCATGGAGTCAGTGATGGAGCCGCTTCAGTTTGATTACAACTCCCAGATGCCCATGGACTCTGCGCCCACTGTGGGTCTATTTGATTACGCTAACCAGCAGCAG CTGTTTCAGAGAAACAATGCACTTGCAGTGCAGCAGTTAAcagcagcccagcagcagcagtacgccttggcagcagcacagcagtCTCACATtg GTCTGGCCCCAGCGTTTGTGCCCAATCCTTACATCATCAGTGCTGCTCCACCTGGGACAGACCCATACGCAGCTGGACTAGCAGCAGCGGCCACGCTTg gtcCGGCAGTCATGCCTCCCCAGTACTACGGTGTGACCCCCTGGGGGGTCTACCCTGCCAACCTTTTCCAGCAGCAAGCTGCTGCAGCTAACaactcagccaatcagcaggcAGCAAACCAGGGCCAGCAGAACCAACAGCAG GTTATGCGTGGTGGTGGCAACCAgcgacctctgacccccagCCAAGGTCAGCAGAATCAGCAGAATGACCAGCTGGTTGCAGCAGCGGCCGTCAACTCGGCCCTCGCCTTCGGGCAGGGGTTAGCGGCAGGAGTCCCTG GGTACCCGGTATTGGCCCCTGCAGCCTACTATGATCAGACAGGGGCCCTGGTGGTCAACACTGGAGGGAGGAATGGCCCTGTCCGCCTGATGGCCCCGGGCTCTGTCATCATATCTCCCTCCGCAGCACAAGCAG ttGCAGCCGCTGCAGCATCCGCAGGTGGTGGCAACGGGGGTCTCGGTGGTGGGGCCAACGGTCCATTCCGTGCCATGCAGTCCCAGCAGGCTCAGCAGCAGGGTGGACCCGGTGGTGCTCTTGGAGGGAGCTCCTTCTACGGATCCTCCTCCCTCAGTTCCTCCTCCCAGagctcctctcttttctcacaAGGCTCAGGGCAGCCGGGGCCCGGGTCTGCCTCGTTGGGATTCAGCCAGCCCAACTCCTCATCCCTCGGTGCCAGTCTGGGGGCTACGCTGGGAGGCTTTGGCACTGCAGGTTGGAATACACCTTATCACGTGCTCTGCCGTATGA TGGCCAACTCGAGTGGGGGCAGCGGGTCCAGACGGGACTCCCTGACAGGCAACAATGAGCTGTACAAACGCACGCCCTCCAGCCTCACCCCGATCGGCCACGGAGGCTTCTATAACGGCACCCTGGGCTTCAGTCCCTCCCCTGGCCCTGTGGGCATGCCCCTGCCAAACCAGGGCCCGTCTCACTCCCTCACACCCCCACCTTCCCTGTCCAATCACAGCTCCTCGTCCAACCTTAATCTTG GAGGTCTGACCAATGGCAGCGGGCGTTTCATCTCCGCTGCCCCGGGAGCGGAGGCCAAGTACCGCAGCGCCGCCAGCTCAGGCTCCTCCCTCTTTTCACCCAGCAGCCAGCTGTTCCCGTCATCACGGCTACGCTATGGCATGTCAGACGTGATGCCGTCGGGCCGCAGCCGCCTGCTGGAGGACTTCAGGAACAACCGCTACCCcaacctgcagctcagagacatTGCCGGCCACATCATGGAGTTCAGCCAGGACCAGCACGGCAGCAG GTTTATCCAGTTGAAATTGGAGCGAGCCAGTTCCGCGGAGCGCCAGCTTGTCTTCAGTGAGATACTCCAGGCTGCCTACCAGCTTATGGTGGACGTCTTTGGAAATTATGTCATCCAGAAGTtttttgag tttggcAGCCTGGACCAGAAGCTGGCTCTGGCAGAGAGGATCCGAGGTCACGTGCTGTCTCTGGCCCTGCAGATGTACGGATGCAGGGTCATTCAGAAAGCTCTGGAGTTCATCCCCTCGGATCAGCAGGTCATT AGTGAGATGGTGCGGGAGCTGGACGGCCATGTGTTGAAGTGCGTGAAGGACCAGAATGGTAACCACGTGGTGCAGAAGTGTATTGAGTGTGTCCAGCCTCACGCACTGCACTTCATCATAGACGCCTTCAAGGGACAG GTTTTTGCTCTCTCCACTCACCCTTACGGCTGCCGGGTCATCCAGCGCATTCTCGAACACTGCCTTCCTGAACAGACGCTGCCTATACTAGAGGAGCTCCatcaacacacagagcagctagTGCAG GACCAGTATGGAAACTATGTGATCCAGCACGTTTTGGAGCACGGCCGAGCAGAGGATAAGAGCAAGATAGTGGCGGAGATCAGAGGCAATGTGCTGGGACTTAGCCAGCACAAGTTTGCCAG TAATGTGGTGGAGAAGTGTGTGACCCACGCGTCGAGGGCAGAACGGGCGGTGCTGATAGATGAAGTGTGCAGCCTGACTGAGGGCCCCCACAGTGCCTTATACACCATGATGAAGGACCAGTACGCCAACTACGTGGTGCAGAAGATGATCGACGTGGCTGAGCCAACCCAGCGCAAGATCGTAATGCACAAG